Sequence from the Corallococcus sp. EGB genome:
CCAGTTCACGACGTCCGAGGGGTCCTTGGGCGTCCAGATGCTGGTGGCGGTGCCGAAGTCCTCGCACTTGGGGGATTCCGCGAGCCCTCCGTTGACCGTGATGATGGAGTTCGCGGCCGCGTTGGACGCAATGCCGACGATGCTGACCGGGCAGGCCGGCCGGTTGCCCCCGCTGACCATGACGGCGGAAGCCGGGCCGCTGGGGGTGACCATGGCCGTCGAGGCGTTGGGCCTGGCGCAGAACTCGGTCTTGGACTGGCGGACCTTCCCCGAGGCGCACGGCGCCAGGGTGATCATCCCGTTCGTGTCACCCCAGTAGAACTGGATGGCGTCCGAAGCCGGGAAGCCCGCGGGCGGCATCGCGAAGGTCGGGTCCGCGCCGAAGGGCGTGCCCACGCCCGTCGTCAGGTCCGGTTGACGCCAGACCGTGATGGCCGAGCGCTCGTCGACGACGCCGCCGGTGAAGAAGGAGATGGGCGCGTTGCCCATGCCCGTCCCCGCCCGGGAGATGTCCAGCGTCAGCATCTCCTTCACCGCGCGCCCGGTGACCTGCGCGGTCATCGTCTGTTCCTCGAAGAGGGCCCGCTTCTGCATCTGGGCGCCCACCACCAGCCCGGTGGTGAGCACCATGACCCCCAGGGCGCTGGCGATCATCACTTCCAGGAGCGTGAAGCCCCGACCATGGAATGAAGAGTGTTTCACGGTGCCATCCGACTCTGCATGACGACCATCTGCCGGTCCGCGCGGATGCCCGGCTCGTTCCAATTCACGGACACGCGCACATTCACGACCGTGCCTGTGCTGCCCGCGGCGAGGTTGCGGGTGAGGGACGGCTCACCCGTGCCGCCGCCTGCCTCCATCGTGCCGGGGACCTGTGGATTGTCCACGT
This genomic interval carries:
- a CDS encoding PilW family protein, with the translated sequence MKHSSFHGRGFTLLEVMIASALGVMVLTTGLVVGAQMQKRALFEEQTMTAQVTGRAVKEMLTLDISRAGTGMGNAPISFFTGGVVDERSAITVWRQPDLTTGVGTPFGADPTFAMPPAGFPASDAIQFYWGDTNGMITLAPCASGKVRQSKTEFCARPNASTAMVTPSGPASAVMVSGGNRPACPVSIVGIASNAAANSIITVNGGLAESPKCEDFGTATSIWTPKDPSDVVNWLAMRLSGAAYRVNWKGGIPTLEYRAPGAAAWSVVSRDVEQMTVREGVVDFDKDLKGDPTRYYALEWYPSVAGETNHRNPGVPHPAISDCDEAKYILKACMTDDLDSEGKDLPKLTLLPAADRKKEVIKRLRQRVRELEVTLVIRTRRINRDADMTGTDEEGLAKDGYTRRRYTFRVAARNMTVGLQRPVDPAGKP